TTCCTCTCTCTTCTATTACCGAATTTTTCTCCTGTTAAACCGCATTCTCTGGCCATTCATTCTCCCGGTTCTTTTTTGTGTCTGGGCATTTTCCCCCCGTTCTCGTCCCCACTTTCTCGAAAGACTGGGTCTTTCTTCCTTCAGTTCCAGGTATCCGGAAACGATGGAAGTCTCTTCGGGGAAGATTCTTTTTCATGTGGCCAGTCTGGGAGAGGCGAATGCGGCAACTCCCCTGATCCGGAAACTTTCAGAATCTTTCCCCTTGGTCCTGACGGCAACGACGGTGACCGGACGGGAGGCGTTAAAAAAAAACTTTCCCTTACTCCCGGTGTCCCTGGCTCCGATCGATCTTCCGGACTTATGGATCCCTTTTCTGAAAAGTCGGCAGATTCAGAAAATCCTGCTTTTTGAGACGGAGATTTGGCCTTCAATGTTACTGTGTGCCATGCGCCTCGGGATTCCGGCAGGGATTGTCAATGCTCGCCTGTCGACGAGAGGGTTCCGGCGGATGAGCCGGTTCCGTTTTTTGTTTTCCCGGCTTTTTGGATCTCTGAAAACGGTCGTGGTGCAATCCGGAGAAGATCTTGAACGATTCCGGACGCTGGGAGTTCCCAAACAGGATGTACATCTCGCCGGAAATCTCAAATGGGACATCCCCGATCCACTGAAAGGCGGCACTGACAGCTCTCTCCTTTCCGAATGGGTTCAGAGGGCTGAGAAAATTTGGGGGAGTGAGAATCGAAGACCTTTTCGATTGTTGTTGTCGTCCATTCATCCGGAGGAGACGAAACGAATTCTGACGGCGATTGAAAAAGGGGTTCCCTACCCGCTTTTTCTTCATGTACTGATCGCTCCCCGTCACCTGGAGCGTCTTCCGGAATTCCGGTCTTTTCTGCCGAAAAGTCTTTTGGTGCAGGATCGGCACGATTTTTTTTTTCATGGAAGAAAAGAATGTTCTTCATGGGCACCTCTTTCTCTCCCTTCTGGACACTTACGGAGAATTGAGAGCGTTGACTGTTCTTGCGGATCTTGTTGTGGTCGGCGGAACGTTTGATCCCGTCGGGGGGCACTCCCCCATCGATGCGGCTGCGGCCGGGATCCCTCTTGTCTCTGGGCCGAATGTCGACCATATTCGAGAGGTGGTTCAAGATCTGTCCGACGGGGGGGGGATGATACAATTGCCGGGCCCGGACTTGCTTTCAGCTCTTCTGCTGGAACAGATGAAAAGTCCGGAGAAGAGAGAGAAAATGGGGCAGAAAAACCGGGAGGTTTTTGCTGCACAACGGGGAGCTCTCCAGCGGACGATGGAGCTTCTAAAGCCGTTTTTGGAAGAGATGTCTCCTCCCCCAAAGAGGACAGATTTGTGATTCCCCGTCCCTGGCTGTCTCCTTTTTCCCTGGCCTATGCCGGAGGGCTTTATCTATGGGAGGAAGGCTATCGCCGGGGGATATTGTCCACGAAGAAACTGTCGATTCCGGTGATCGGAGTCGGAAGCATCATGGTGGGAGGGGCCGGTAAAACACCGGCCACTATCTGTATTCTGGAATCCCTAATCCGCATGGGGTTGTCTCCAGGGGTTCTGACCCGTGGGTACGGACGAAGAAAGGAAAACGCGGAGCCCTTTCTGTTTCGCTCGGGGGACAATCTCTCCCCCGAAAGAGTCGGTGACGAACCGGCCATGATGGCCGAACGATTCCCGGAAACCCTTTTCTGCATCAGCCGTGACAGGGCGATCGGCGGAACATTTCTGGAAACCGCGGGTGTGGACGTTGTTCTTCTCGACGACGGGTTCCAGTCCCTGGAGTTGCATCAGGACCTGAGGGTCGTGATCTTGCCTTCCGAGGTGCCATCGGGAGGGCCGGGTTCTGTCTTTCAGCTTCTTCCCGCGGGGAATCTTCGGGACTTTCCCTCGCGGCTCAAGGAAGCGGATGTTCTGGTGAACGTCCGGGAATCCTGGAGGAAAGAGGATTACGATAAAGAGTTTACTCCCCAAGAAAAATGGACGTCGTTTTGTGGTCGAGAGGCTGTTATTCTGGAAGCGACAATCAAACCCTCCGGGGTTGAGAAGAACCTGGAAGAGATTCGAAGGACTCACCAGTCTCGGGAACTTGCTGTCGTTCTGGTGTCTGGTATCGCCCGTCCCCGACGTTTTTTTCACATGGTGGAATCCCTGAACCATACAATTTTGGGACATCTGACCCTTCCGGATCATGTCCGTTATTCGCCGGATGTTCTTCTGAAAATAGAACTATGGGTGAAGAAGATCGAAAAAAAAACAGGCCGGGCGATCGAAAAGATACTGGTTACAGAAAAAGACTGGGTCAAGCTTTCCCGACAGAACGATCTGGATCCTCGAATCCAGCCTATAGGCATTCGAATGGGGTGGAAAGAAGATCGGCCTTGGGCCGATATTCTCTCTCGCAAGTTCGGATGGAAGATATGATCCGGAACCGAAATTCTGATGGGACGCGCATTCCTCGATTTTTGTTGAATCTGGTTGCCAAAACCTTTCAGATCCTGCCTCACCGAAAGGCCCTGGCTATGGGAAGAGGCACGGGAGATGTCATTCGACGCATTCTCCCCAAAAAGGCGGAATTGGCCCGGAGAAATCTTGAAATGGCCTATCCGGATCTTGCGGGAACTCCCGAACTCGAGCAAAGGGTTCAGGATGTCTTCCGGCACTTCGGGATGATGGGGGCCGAATTCCTCCGCTTTCCGGTTCTGACAGAGGCCTGGTTAAGGGAGCATGTGCAGGTTTCGGGACTTGAGCATGTTTTCTCCTTGCTGGAACAAGGAAAAGGGGTCCTGGCTTTTTCAGCCCACTTCGGAAACTGGGAGTTGGCGATCAAACGACTGGCTCTCGATATTCCCGTTCAGATTCATGTGGTCATCCGCCGGATCAAAGACCCGAATGTCCACCGATTTATCGAAGAATATCGGGAGCGGTATGGAGGCGCCGTCTCCATCCTCCAGGACCAGGGCCCTCTCTCGATCTTTCGTCTGTTGAAGAAAAACGGGATTGTCGTGACCGTTCTGGATCAGAACGCAGGGAAGGGGGAGGGTGTCTTTACGCCGTACTTCGGCCGTCCGGCATGCACTTATTCGAGCGTGGCCCGGATCGCTATCCGGCAGAACATTCCTCTCCTGCCCGTTTTTGATGCAAGAACTGATTTGGAAAATCACCAGGTTGTACTGGGAGGGCCCATTCCTCCGCCAGATTTGCCTGAAGAAAGGTCTATTCAGATGCTGACCGAGGCATGTACAGAAAAGATCGAAGAGATGGTCCGGAAACATCCTTCCCAATGGATCTGGATGCACAATCGGTGGAAGACGAAGCCTGATGAAGTCTCAACGGATCCTGTGGGTTAGAGAAAGATGCCCTTGTTTCAAAATGAAAAAGATGGATCTTTTTTTAACCCCATTGATGTTCAGACGGATCCACGTGATTTTGATGGACGTATTTTCCATCTTTTGGGCCAAGGTCTTGGGGATACCGTGAATGCATTCCGGATCGTCTCTGCTCTGCAATCCATTTTCCCTTACTCCAAACAGGTCCTTTATTGTGATCAAAGATGGAGAGAATTCCTTCCTCCCGGGACTCCATGGACAGTTCATTGGTATCCTGAGGCCTTGGACCCCCGGCATCCCGAAAGGGGAGTTGTCTCACCCTATCAAGATTCGCTGAGGGAAATTCTTTCTGTTGCTAATAGAAGTGATCGGTTGGGGTACTATTCTTACCTTCTTCCCGACCAGTTGGCACGGGGAGAGTCAACACAGGAGACGATTGCTCGAAAACTGGGTTTGTCAGACTTTATCTCCGAATTTCGACCGCTTGTCCATGTCTCGCCTTTGGATTGGGAAAAAGCCGACAAAATTCTGAAGCATCATGGACTGGAAACAGGTCGTTTCTTTACCATGGCTCCACATACTTGGCCGGACAAATCCTGGAAAACCGAAAACTTTGAAGAGCTTGGGAAAACGGTTTGGGAAGAGTTTGGTTTCAAAAGTGTCATTTTGGGATTGCCGGAGCTCAAAACGCCATCATTTGAAGGGGCAGTTCCTGTTTTTGGAATACCCTTGCCGGTTGTGGCGGCTATCATCGCACAATCCCGTCTTTTTATCGGTCTTGACTCAGGGCTTTCCCATGTGGCCGCGGGGTTCGATATTCCTCTCGTTGTTCTTTATTCTCAGGGAAAAATTCCTGCTTTTGAAATTCGTGTTCATTCTCCTTATGCGGATTACATTCTGGAGCAGATTCCTGGAAGACCGATTGAAGTGAGTACAGTGTTGAACGTTTTGCGTTCTCATATGAAACGAACCTCCAAATCAATATTGAAGCCTCCTGTTTGTCCCGCCTGTGGGAGGACAATGCAATACGTGATAGAAGCGTTAGATGAGGAACTGAACCGAAGATGTTTTTGTGGAACCCAGTTTTTGGAAAAATGGGGGAGGGATTGGGGCAATCCTTCTACGAAGGCCAAGACTCAGATGGAGGACAAACAAAAAAGAGGCAATGAGCTTCATTTTTCAGAAAATCCGAAAAAACCAGACAATGAGAAGCAAATATTCTGGAAAAACGTTGAACGCATTAACCACCATAGATGGAGTAAAAGGATTACCCTCAAATCTCCTTATACTCCATTATTAATGGCTGACCTTGAACGACCTTCCGAACAGTCCATCTTTTTTTCCCTGGACGGGATATTTTACTTTTTAAGGCGCTCAGGTCTGCAAATCCTGTCTGTCAAACACGCAGAGACTTTTGACAGGGAAAAGGAGCTCACCCTGCATATTGAATTTTCAAAAGAACATTTTCCGACGAAACGAATTTTGATACCTTGGGGGAAGGGGACATTGTATCTGAAGTGTATGGGGGATTATTTCACCTATTTTTCTTGGCAGTCTTGGGCAACGTCCATCAGATGGACTGGTTTGCCAAAAAGGGTCTATGAATGGGGGAAGAAAGAGGATGCTGTCCGTGTGGCCCGAACCGTTTTCCGGATGGATCCGTCTTTCAAAACAGCAAAGTACTGGCTTCGGTACCTCTGGTTATCTTTCTGGAATATCATTAAAGCCGGATAAGATCTGGCGTGGAGACTGTCATAGAAAATTCCGGAAATGCATCCCGAAGATCGTCCAATCTTCCTGTCGGGGGTTCCATCCTCGTCGTTCTTCTCGGTCGCATCGGGGATGTCATTTTTACCCTTCCTTCAGTCATTGCCATCAAAAAAGCCCGTCCGGATATCGAGGTCGACTGGATCGTCGAGGATCGTTGTGCAGACCTTCTCCTTGATCATCCTGTGATTTCCAATCGAATTGTATTTCGCCGTTCGGAATATCAATCTTTGGTTAAAAAGAAGAAATATCGTGCGGCGTTCTGCCTTCTCCGGGATCTCGTTATGACCGTGAGAAAGAAAAAATATGATGCGGTTCTTGATTTCCAGGGTCTCCTAAAATCCGGTGTTTTAACGGGACTTGCAAGATCTCCCCTGAAACTGGGGAGTCCGTCCACTTACGGACGCATGAAGGAAGGGGCTGGCCTGTTTTCTAAACAGGTTTCTCTCTCGGATCCGGGACTTCATCTGATCGACAGGCATGCTTTGGTCGTGCGAGAGTTGCTGGGAGATGTCCCTTTCACCCGGGAGTTTTTTTTGGCTTTTTCCGAGGAAGACCGGAACAAAGTTGAAGATGTGCTGAACCAGAAAGGGTGGGGAAAGAGAATCTCGTCGACCGCTGATCTTCCACTCATTCTCCTTCATCCCTTTGCCAGCTGGGAAACGCGTCAGTGGCCGATGGCCAATTTTCTTGAGACGGCGATCTATTTTCTCAAAAAAGGCTATCGGATAGGAGTAATTGGCGGAGGAGGGGAATCTCAATGGAATCTCCTTGCACCTTTCCGAAACTTTCTGGAGAAGACAGAAAAATCGGAACCTGATATAAATACAAAGATGAAGTTTTTCCTGGGAGAATTGTCTCTTCGGGGAACGGGTCTTCTGATGACCCGTTCCGAGCTTGTGATCGCAGAAGATTCCGGACCGATGCATCTGGCGTCCGCCCTGGGGGTTCGAACGCTCGGAATTTTCGGCCCGACTGATCCCGTCCGGCTTGGTCCCTCCTACCCTCCTGGGAGCCGATCGATTCATCTGGATCTTTTGTGTCAGCCGTGTATGAAGAGACGTTGTCCCATCGGAACGCTTTGTATGACCAGTCTTTCGCCGGAGGATGTCATTCGGGAGGCAGAAGATCTTCTCTCCGTTCCATTGGAAAAACAGGACAGATATGGGTAAATTGGGTTCCTGTAACCGCATTTTGATCATCAAGCCCAGTTCATTGGGCGATATCGTGCACTGTTTTCCACTGGTGGACGAAATCCGGAGATCCTGTCCTGGATCTGAAGTGGACTGGGTCGCCAACACTGAATATGTTTCTCTGGTCAAACGTTATCCCGGAGTCCGCAAGGTTCTTTCCTTTCCTCGCTCCAAATGGGGAAAGGCTACGTTTTTTCATGACCTCCGTTTTTTCATTTCGGATCTTCGGGAAGACAGTTATGATGCCGTCGTTGATGCCCAGGGGCTCTTGCGTTCTGCCCTGATCGCAAGAGCCTGTCGTACGGATGTTCGTATCGGTTCCAGCGAAGCCCGGGAGGGCGCTTCCCGCTTTTATTCCCATATTGTGTATCCAGAGAATAGAAAAACAATTGTTCACGCCGTCCAAAAAAATCTTCGTCTTCTGGGGGCTTTGGGTTTAACCCCTCGCTATTCCTCTGAAAAGCTGATCTATGATTCTTCAGATCAGGACCGGCTCGACCGAATTCTTCGACAAGTCGCACCAGACTTCTCGGGTGACTTTTTCGTCTTGCACCCCGGAGCCAAGAGATCGATCAAACGATGGCCTTCTCTCTACTTCTCCAATCTTCTGGATAGCATTCACAGGTATTTTCCGTCCATTCGCCCCGTCCTGATCGGGGCTCCGGAAGATCGTTCCTTGCTGGAAGAGATTGATGGACGTACCCGGTCAAAGGCGGTTCTCCTTCCAGGAGTGATCCCGATTGATCTTTTACCATTGTTTTTTGAAAAAGCTCTTTTTTACGTTGGCAACGATTCGGGACCTCTTCATCTGGCCGTCATGGCCGGTGTACCGACAGTTTCGTTCTACGGATCTTCTACACCGGAGAGGACCGGACCATTCGATGGGGGGAAAGGCAATCATGTAGTTTTGGGGGACAAGGTTCCGTGTTCACCCTGCGGGGATTTTCAAAAACATTGCGATCATCAGAGCTGCCTGGTCGGCGTCACTCCGGAAGCGGCTTTTTCCAAAATTCTCTCATTGATACCTCAGCGAAACCAACCATCGGACAGGGTGTCCTTGAACCCGATGGCCAGGCGATCTGCATGAGACTTCCTCTCTCGGTCTGCATTCTTACATACAACGAAGAAGCCAATTTGTCGGACTGTCTTGCATCGGTCAGGGAGCTTGCAGATGAAATCGTGATTCTGGATTCGGGAAGTCAGGATCAGACCTCCCAAATTGCCAAAAAATTTGAGGCAAGATTCGAAACCCATCCTTTTGATGATTTTGGTGCTCAGTACAATCGACTTTTTGCCTTGGCAACCCACGAGTGGATCCTGAATCTTGATGCCGATGAGCGGCTCACTCCGGAACTCGCCCAATCCATTCGGGATGCTTTTTCACAGGAGGAACCCCTGAGAAAATATCAGGGGTTTTCTTTTAACCGGTTGAACTATTTTATTGGAAAACCGATTCAACATAGCGGATGGTCTCCGGATCCGCTCGTGCGTCTTTTTCGGAAAGACTCTGGAGAAATGGAGCGCCGCAAGGTCCATGTGCAGATTCTTGTGCAAGGAAATATCGGGACCCTTTCCGGAAACTTTCTTCACTATACCTATCGTTCCCTGGACAGCTATCTACAAAAAACGATTCAATATGCCCGTCTCGCTGCCATCGAAATGAAAAGAAATGGCCGCAAACCCTCTCTATTTCGTTTGTTTACGCATCCCATCGCGATGGCATTCAAAATGTATATTTTGAAAAAAGGATTTCTCGATGGGAAAGAAGGGATCTTTCTGGCCATCCTGTATTCCTACTATACGTTTCTGAAGTATCTTTACCTCTATTACATATAAGTTTTCTTGATTCTGGATTTGTGAGGAGGTGTTTTGTTCGTTTCAGCGTTTACCTTTTGTCGTAATCTCGTCCGGATGGATTATCCCTTTCTGGAATCCATCCGTTCCCTTTTGCCGCTTGTCGATGAGTTTATTGTTGTTGTCGGCGATTCCGAGGATGACACCCTTGATCAGGTTCGGTCCATTTCTGACCCCCGGTTAAAGATCATTGAAACGGTCTGGGACATGTCTTTGAAAAAGGATGGACTCATCTACGCCCAGCAAACCAATATTGCTCTGGACGCCTGCAATCCTTCGGGAGACTGGGCCTTTTATCTGCAGGGCGATGAGGTCCTGCATGAAAAAGATCTTCCGGCTATCCGGAGGTCCATGGAGGAGTTTAAGGATAACCGTTCTGTTTTGGGTCTGATGATGAGGTATTATCATTTTGTCGGCGATTATTGGAGTCTTGATCCCTGGGCCTATCGCAGGGCGTTGAGAATTGTCCGGCCTGGAAAAGTGGTCCGTTCCGTCGGGGATGCTGTCGGATTCGCCCGTTCTTCGGACAACTTGTATATCGGAAAAAAAGAGAAAGAGCTGTGGCGGTTTGCTGATGGCCGAATCTATCATTATGGGTGGGTCAAGGACCCCAGGCTTCTACGGGAAAAAGTGTTGAATCAGGTGCGATGGTATTGGGAAGGAACTCCGAACGAAAGGGACCAGAAAACGTTGTCCCTGGAGGAGTATATGCCGGAAAATTATCCATTCCTAAAGAGGTTTACAGGAACACATCCGGAGGTCATGGAAAAGCGAGTCTCAAAGTTTCCAAGATTACCGGAACGCAGATCCAGATGGCTTAACCCAGATTTTTATCGGTACGTTCTGCGGCACGGGTTCAAGGGATGAATGTTCAGGAACCCTTTGTTCTCGATCTTGTCGTTCCCATTCACGGGAACCTTCCTCTGAACCGCCTCTTTTTTGAAACTCTCCTCCAGAATACGCGCTCCCGCTTCCGTCTGTTTGTCATCGACAACCATTCTCCGGATGAATCAGGAGACTATTTCCGGCAACAAAAAGGGGACGGATTTGAGGTGACCGTTATTCAAAATAACGTCAATCGTTGTTATCCCGTTTCCATGAACCAGGGAATTGCCTTGACGAGTTCTCCCGTTGTTGGACTTTTGAACAACGATATCCTTGTGGGACCCGAATGGGACCTTCCTCTTGTCGAATTTCTGCTTGCCGGAAAAGGGGATATTGCCAGTCCGATCGGTCTTGAGCATCTTCCTGAGAGATCCCTGGAGGAATTCCTTTTTTACCGATGGAAGCTGATCTTGAAGAAAAACTACTCTCCCGATCCCTTTCTGAATTATCAGAAAAAAATTCAGGCTATGTATGGAGATTTTTCAATTTTTTCCAGACAGATAACCAGGAAGTTTCAGAATTCTGCCTTTCCCGGGATTATGGGGCATTGCCATCTGGTGTCACGATTCCTTTTGGACAAGATTCATGGGCTGGATGTTCGTTTACAGGCAGCGGACTGGGATTTGTATCTGACTGCTGCCCAAATGGTCGACCAGGGAATCCTCCGAACGCTTCCCATGATATTGGGGAGTTCCTGGGTCCATCATTTCATACGAGCGACAGATCGCAAGAAGGAAAAGGAGCCATTTTTGTGCGAGCATCCACCGCACTGGTCACCGGAAGCAAAGTGGGGAGTAGAAGCTATTCGGAATTATTGGCCATTTTTGGAGCAACGGCCAGGGTTTCGAAAATCGCCAATACGGAGTCTTTCAAAATGGTTGATCAAAAATAAGGCAAAATACTATTTGAAAAATCCAAATATTTGTGAACTTCTTTCCTGGAATATCGATTAGTTTTCAGGTCATAACTCGAACAAGAGTTTGCAAAACGGAATTACCCAGTTGAGGAGAGAAGGGCTGAGTCCATGGCAGGAACCATACATTACAGCATTATATGGACTCAACCAAGGAAAGTATTGGGCTATGTTTCCTAATCGTTTTGCAGTTCATGGTGACCAATAGATAAAGTCAACCACAGTGTGGAGTTGAGATGCTCTCCACATGTCTCGATCATGCGACGCCAGCCCAGAGAGTGGTCCAAGTATTGGGTGGCCACTCCGTGGAAGCGTCTTCTCCATTCTTTCAGCCGCGAGTGGTAGGCGTTCGCATTCTGGATGTGGAAGACGCCGGCCAAGATCCTGACTTGTTGAGGTTTACGAAGTTATGATGGAAAGTGGTGTTCAGTGGGATTGAAAAGAAGAGGCGTGTCCTGCTGAAATGTGGTTGCCCAACCACAACACTTCAGCAAATGGGGCACGCCGTACGAAAAAGAATACACCGATCGAGTTTGAGTAGCCAGGAACAATCTCGGATCCGTTGACGGAACTCCTGAGGAGGGGGATCCCGGAGATTGATCGAAGCAGCCATTCAGGCGGAACTGCCTAAATTCTTGAAACAGTTTGAGCGGAAGGTTACCACCGAGGGAAAACGCGGCGTGATCCGAAACGGGAGATCCGGACGGGAATCGGAGCGGTGTCCGTTCGGATTCCGAAAGTCCGGAGCCAGACCGGAGAGATGGTGATCTTTCGATCCGCTCTGGTTCCTCCGTATGTCCGAAAAACGAAGACTCTGGAAGCCGCGCTCCCTTGGTTGTACCTTAAAGGAATTTCGACAGAGGAGAGATGCAGGAGGCCTTGTCCGTCCTTGTGGGACCGGAGGCCAAGGGGCTGTCCCCGGGAGTGATTCGGAGGCTGAAGGAAAGCTGGGTCTAGGAATACGCCGAGTGGAGAAACGGCCTCTGGATAAAGACCGCTGGGTCTATCTCTGGGCGGACGGGATCTCCAGCAGGATCCGAACTCGTTCGGACTGTCTGTGTGCTCTCGTGATTGTGGGAGTGAACGATCGGGGAGAAAAGCATTTCCTGGCGATTGAAGATGGAATGCGGGAATCGATCACAAGCTTTCAGGATGTCCTCCTGGATCTGAAGGAACGTGGACTTTCATCCCCCAAACTTGGGATCGGAGATGGCGCCATGGGGTTCTGGGGTACATTGCAAGACGTCTTTCCTCAAACGAAGCCTCAGCGGTGCTGGGTCCACAAGGCGGTCAATGTTCTCAACGATCTTCCGGATTCTCTTCAGGAGAAGGCCAAGAAAGGCCTCCATGAGATTTGGATGTCGGAAGGATGTGAACAGGTCCAGAAGGCATTCGACCGGTTTCTGTCCTCCTACGAGGCCCAATACCCAAAGGCCACGGAGTGTCTTTTGAAGGACCGGGAGCCCCTCCTGGCTTTCTATGACTTTCCGGCAGAGCATAGGATCCACATTCGAATGTCCCACCCGATCGAGTTGACCTTTGCCACGATTCATCCCCCGGACCGATCAGACCCGGGGATGCTACATCTAAGAGACGATTCTGACCATGATGTTCAAACGGGGGCTCTGTACCGAAAAACGGTGGAGAAAGAGCAAGGGATTTAACCGCTTGGCCCTGGTTCTTGAAGGGAAAACTTCCAGGACGGAGTTCTGGAGGGCGATTCAAAACAGGACGCAGCTTGACGCCCTCAAACACCAGATTTGACAATAACTCTGAAAACCCCGACTGATAATTTATTGCAGATGAAGAAGGGATTTCCTTTCATATGAAACCCACCATCTCTGTCATTATCCCGTTTACGAAAAACCCCATCCAACTGGACGAAGCGATATCTTCGGTGATGCAGCAGACATTTAAGGATTTTGAAATTGTCTTGGTCAACAATCAATCTTCGCAAGATGCTTTGGATAACGCTCTGGTTTGGTCGCGTAAGCATCCCGCAAAAATCCGTCTTGTCTCCGAATTGAAAAAAGGGGCTGCCGCTGCAAGAAACCGTGGAATTCTTGAAAGTCATGGTGAATTCATCGCTTTTCTGGATAGCGATGATCGAATGAAACCACACAGGCTTTATGCTCAATTGGAGGCGCTCAAGAACCATCCGGAAATCACGCTCGTGGGAGCTTGGAAAGACAGGGTATCCCCCGATGGTCAAACTTTGCTTGAAAAAAATGACAAGCCAAAAATTCCGAGATGGGCGTCTATTTTATTTCTGGACGATTCCCGTTTTCTGAAAGACCCTCTTTTTGAACCACAGACTTCCACTTTCTTTTTTCGAAAGGAAACTGCTCTTGAAATCGGTTCGTTTGATGAGACTTTCGATCCGTTCTGGCTGGAAGATACGGATTTTGTCCTGAGAA
The sequence above is drawn from the Leptospirillum ferriphilum ML-04 genome and encodes:
- a CDS encoding glycosyltransferase family 2 protein; amino-acid sequence: MKPTISVIIPFTKNPIQLDEAISSVMQQTFKDFEIVLVNNQSSQDALDNALVWSRKHPAKIRLVSELKKGAAAARNRGILESHGEFIAFLDSDDRMKPHRLYAQLEALKNHPEITLVGAWKDRVSPDGQTLLEKNDKPKIPRWASILFLDDSRFLKDPLFEPQTSTFFFRKETALEIGSFDETFDPFWLEDTDFVLRMYQRGRILIVPDSLIEYRTHTQEEEDYRIFDIRNIQNHGLFFEKLKGWYFSKSSPSMRKAFDKIASRWLRESAIKIIYFHGGEKISRVLLKRAIAANNLDIKNIECFLRFFLPSSLWPRPFNRIPLTRGVLPEDINLEWAKSFLSI